From one Thamnophis elegans isolate rThaEle1 chromosome 9, rThaEle1.pri, whole genome shotgun sequence genomic stretch:
- the BDH2 gene encoding 3-hydroxybutyrate dehydrogenase type 2: protein MGRLEGKVILLSAAAQGIGQAVAKAFAKEGAQVIATDINESKLRELESYPGIQIRVLDVTNKEQIEKLAKEVKKIDVLCNIAGFVHHGTILDCEEEDWAYTMDVNVRSMYLMIKTFLPKMLEQKSGNIINTSSVASSIKGVPNRCVYSTSKAAVIGLTKSVAADFIEKGIRCNCVCPGTVDTPSLRERIQARPDPEQALKDFLARQKMGRLATAGEIAHLFVYLASDESAYMTGNECIIDGGWSI from the exons ATGGGGCGGCTCGAAGGGAAGGTAATACTGCTCTCTGCCGCAGCCCAAGGAATTGGCCAAGCGGTGGCTAAA gcttTTGCAAAAGAAGGAGCTCAAGTTATTGCTACAGATATCAATGAGTCCAAACTTCGAGAACTGGAAAGTTATCCAG GCATTCAGATCCGGGTGCTTGATGTCACCAACAAAGAACAAATTGAAAAATTGGCCAAGGAGGTGAAGAAAATCGATGTTTTGTGCAATATTGCAGG TTTTGTTCATCATGGGACTATTTTGGACTGTGAGGAAGAAGACTGGGCCTACACAATGGATGTCAATGTTCGTAGCATGTATCTCATGATCAAAACATTCCTGCCTAAG ATGCTTGAGCAGAAATCTGGTAACATTATCAACACGTCTTCTGTGGCATCCAGTATCAAAG GGGTTCCCAATAGATGTGTCTACAGTACTTCAAAAGCAGCAGTTATTGGCCTCACCAAATCTGTAGCTGCTGACTTCATTGAAAAAGGAATCAGATGCAACTGTGTTTGTCCTG GCACTGTTGACACTCCTTCTCTGAGGGAAAGAATCCAAGCAAGACCTGATCCAGAacag GCACTAAAAGATTTTCTCGCCAGGCAGAAGATGGGCAGATTGGCTACCGCTGGGGAAATTGCCCACCTCTTTGTATATCTGGCTTCTGATGAA TCTGCCTACATGACTGGCAATGAATGCATCATTGATGGGGGATGGAGCATATGA